ctatttttctaagcttagaagtcatatatgagcatgttggccaagttacatgttaatcggaggtgcgtagcatagcaaacattattcgaaaattgaccaagttggacagaatctgtccaggttattctgcgcgccgcgcagaaagggggcgcgccgcgccacttcctgggcagagaatcctggccagtttttcaaagtgtgcacgaaccaaaaccttttctaacacaactcttgacccgcaaacacttatagcgCCTATCATacgtcgttggaaaggtattttgacgaagaatgcaactaaacacatatcatcaatcaaacttgcacttaaaacaaccaaaaaccgtaattaaacattcataatcaaagtttaagttccaaaaacgcattttatgattcgggcaaccaatttacatgtatgttatgccgtttcgaaggtaatccaacacacattgcaacaaaacacttaacaacaatatctcatagcatttgacgcatcaaaagttcatgtaaagctcatcaaaccctaatccaaaatcacaaattcaacaatcttgcatatgaaactaatccatgtcaacctacataccaatttgaagctagtgatgttaggaacacaattaaaacatcaacttttaacatctaacaacatatgatcatccaaaattcaagaacaacacaccaaaattcaagttcatgctagttacactaaaacaacgagatcgagcatataaatcatatattcgtgttagacttgagccatagacactaattaacacttttataagttaaaaacatcaagaacacaaaatctagtgattttagaaagttacccaaaattgatgaaatcggtatggaaacgaagaggagatcacgaggagttcaaatatgcaatttgttttgatcgaatccttcttgaacgaatttggatgatgattgaaggtttgagggttttgagagaaaaaggtgaagtattatttttggggaggtgatagaatgaatggagaggaaagagttgactagttgacctagtcatctctttctccatttggcaactttagtccctcaacttaggaaacgggtacgggaattactcaaacgagataattcaaacgcgtattaacgagatgtgttataaacatataacggaacttaaatagttaaacggaaaagtaaatggaaaaaggcgggatgttacattggtATGTACTTCTTTCCTTTGAAGCGTTTACTTGAACCGTCTTCTGATCGATTCCCTTTACCACCTTCTTGAGTCTTTGTCTTGTCATCATTCTTTTTCCACCCACTTGCATTTTTGTTTTTCGAATTCCACTTGCTCTTGTTGACATATAGTGCTTCTTCTTCGGTCTTTACAGAGACTGCACCCATTTGCTTTGTCAACGCCTCCTGACTAGCTAGTAGATTTTCAAATTCTACAAGTGATGGTTGTGTTTGCCATCCTTGTACAGCTGCAACAAAACTGCGAAACTCAGGTTTCAAGCCATGAATAATTATTCGCTTCATCCTGGCTTCACCTATTCGAGCTTCTGGATCTAATTCAGAAATTTGACGACAAATAGACTTCACTTTGTAGAAGTATTGTGCTATTGTCAGATCACGTTGAGTCACTGATAGTAACTCACCTTCTAACAGTTGAAGTTTTGTATCATTCTTCTTGGAAAACAGCTTTTCAAATGTATCCCAAGCCTCCTTTGGATTTTCAGCATCCCGGATATGTTCTAACACCTCTTCTTCAACTGTTGTCTTCAACACGAACATTGCTTTCCCTGCTTTCACCTTCCACTTCCTTAATACACCATTGTTGTCTTCTGCTGTAGGCTGGTGAACATCGTTCCCATTCACAACTTCCCACAGATCTTGTCCCTGCATATAAGACATTATGCAGGTCGACCATGTGTTGTAGTTTTGATTGTTTAATTTCTTAATCCCACCAAAAACTTGTAGATCAGACATGTTTATGGGCTGGCTCTTGATACCAGATGTTGAACTTAActaaacacacacacaaaataacAAGGCTAAATGCTGAAATTGAAATGGAAACACACAGAGATTTTGCACGTAATGTTTGTGCTTTTTCTGATATTAAATCAAAGAAAACATGATGCCTTATATAGGCTTACAGAGAATAAAAATAACTGAAGATAGCCTAATCTACTGCCACTACTTTCTCCACTACTCAGTGACAAAATCAAATGCATAAAAATAGGAACAACCTACCACTAACTTATTCAAACATAACTAAAATAAAAGATAGGGTTGACTAAGTCATACTAACTTAGTCTTTGGTGTTGTAATGTGACTTTAACAAATATATCCACAAAATTATCCTATTTATTTGTTATTGACTAATTAAATCTTCAAATCAAGATTTGTTTAATTACATCCACTAACTAACCTCCTTACTTGCCGTCCATGTCTGCACAACAACACCACTTATATCTATATCTTGCATGAAAACTTTTTATCTTCTTAAAAACTATATATATCTCGCTCATAGCTTCTTTGTACTTTATAGAATTTTATTCATTTCTCGTTTCAAAAAACTATTTATTCATTAGTGCACTAGTGTTGTCCCTTTAAATGATTATTTATAATTAACTAATTACTGTTTTGAGATTACAAAAGCGATCGTGTCTACTCCAAAGAGAAGAACATTTTGAACAATAGTTATAAAAGGTTTAATTCGCAAAAGCGATTCAATTTTTATTTTGAAAGCATTTTTAGGTTTCGATTAAAAGTCTTTTGAAATTAAATGGGCTCAAACCTTAAAAGTTTCTTGTTGATCTTGATTTTCATGTCACCACCTATGATCTTTGCTAAATTAACTAGCAATGTAGGTGGTTTTTCATCGGCTTTAGCGACATGGTATGGAGATCCATATGGTGCCGGAAGTGGTAATTAATTACATCATCTAATAacgttattaattaatatatatacttttgcataaatttaattatataatgGTTTCACTTAAGTAATTACATTGCAATAACATTAGTGTTTTGATAACACAGGTGGAGCATGTGGATGGGCAAATGATGTGCAATCTCCTCCATTTTCAGCCATGATTGCAGCCGGAAATGCAAACTTATATTTGGAAGGAAAAGGTTGTGGAAATTGTTATCAGGTATTGTAAGGTGTACGTTAAGCTTCTTACGGATAAGTTCGATCGATCACTTTATGTGAGTGAGACGTTATTAGGTCGGTAACATTTAACAAGTAATGTTTCAGGTTTTTTGCACAAGACAGCCATATTGTTCGATGAATCCTATTACTGTAACCATAACCGATGAGTGCCCTGGTGCATGTAATAATATACCATTTGCTTTCGACTTAAGTGGAATCGCTTTTGGCGCAATGTCAAATCCAGGACAAGCTGATAATTTGCGAAACCTTGGTCGAGTTGACATTCAATACCGAAGGTATATATGTAATAAATGCCTTCTTAATGAATTAGCGAGTATCAACTTAAGTGTTTATTTCTTTTACAATGAACATATATGCATTGTTAGGATTGTTTGGATTCGCTTAGTTAATTGTTGTTGATCGATCGAATTCAGCAATAAATGATAAGCAATTAGATAATAGGAGCGTATACAGTATTGGAATCACGTGACACTACTTGAATTTCTCTTTTTTCTTTTTTAAGAATTATTAGAATTCAAATTATATAGAACACCAAACTTCAATTATAGTCACATATATTTGTAGGATTTAAGTTTTTTTTTGGAGTTAAACAACCACTTAATGTAGAAAGTATTTTGTAAATTTCGAGACCCCTTTGAATTTTGATCCACGTGCTATAAAGATCCCCTATATTCTATACAAAAAGTTCAACTATATTACGTTTTTATAATAGTATTATACAATTCATTCTGTGTTATTTACATCTTAACTATGGTGATTTCTAGAGTGCCATGCAACTATGGGAGTACAAGTATTGCCTTCAAGATAGATCCAATGACGAACCCATATTGGTTCGCCATGGCAGTAGAGTTTTGTGCAGGAGATGGTAGTCTTAGTTCTGTAGAGGTATCGGCAAATGGTTCACAACAATATAGACGAATGGAGAACATATGGGGTGCGGTTTGGGCAGTGCATGTTGATCCATCTTTTCATGGTCCATATACAATTAGACTCATCTCTCGAAACAATGAACCCGTTGTCGCATTCAATGCAGTGCCATATGGTTTTTCACCCGGACAAACGTATTATTCACATGTCAATTTTCGAATCTAGCTAGAATCGAACATGAATCCTGATAAGATGTACATATCATCATGTGGGATCGATGCTAGAAGGATTGTTTTGTTTCTTTTTTAGGTCCAATTAATTACTGGAAGAAAAAAAACATAGTTTAAGTGGTTAGTCTTGCAAAATGATTCAATTGATCAATCAATTAAAGAATCAAGATTTTATCCAAATGCAGGTTTTTTTAGCATAAGGAGCTAGCAAAACTTGTAGTATTATAGCAAGCTAACTATTATTTTAGCTTTTAAGTGCAAAGGAAACGAATTATGTTGCAATAAGCGATTTAACCCATTGTAATTATAATTTTGTTGCAAAATAAGTTATGAAAGTTGTCTAAGATATCACTTAACATGTTTGGTTGTTCAAAACTTTTATAACAAGTACACTTATTAGTTAACAACTTTGATCGATCACTTAATACGGCTCTATTGAATCGAcatcaatcgtcgatttattggcgacttaactgaccttagagcctaaattaaattccaggcaaGATTTAAaaaccatggaaatttgattctaccatttccatggtgtctattattatttttattttagtattatttttttttttttaacttttttctacttaaaggccggaggtcttCTCGGAAGCAATCTTTTTattcgtcgaataaagagagggatgactttctctactcttgagagtgtttcactctgggtggagaaatggcttgtctttattctcggataggggaaggattgtctacatatcacctccctcatacaccactcatgtgatattgaattttgttgttgttgttaatcgaTCACTTAACATTATTTGATATTGGGACATGTTATATTTTATTACGTTTgctccaaaaaaataaaaataaataaataataaaaatagcaTGGTTTGGTTGTTTCATTGTATTGATTTATATTGTATCTAtcaatatatgttatttatatttGTGTGTTTATAACTTTGAGCAAATAATTTAGTTTCTGTTAGATCATGGGCCTAGTATGATATATATGCAAACAGCCCACAAATCAACTAAATGATTATACCTCATAACCTCAATGGTTACTAACAGTAAGAAAAAGTAACCCAATTTTTTGAAGGCCCAATTACTTGACACATTCTGGTAACTCAGATTTTTTAAGGCCCAattacatgacatattttcaagTACCTATTTCCACCACTGCTTGCTTATGGAGATGCTCATGGCTACAGTACGGCAGTACATGTCTTTTCATCTATAAATCTATAATCtataaattgttataattcagtaggcttataactacctttagtggtttgattcttgatgttataattcagtaggcttataactacctttagtggtttgattcttgatgttataattcagtaggcttataactacctttagtgatttgattcttgatttagaatactaataatgaagtgtaagaacaaagatgataatggagagaaagaaagaaacactttgtaagtgtgagaaatggtgcaagtttaatgcttgcattcatgagtatttatagcctaaaatctcaatataaaaatacatactttgtgtaccaaaattgactatatgtatacaccaaaattgactatccatatctatattattattattattattataacactcccccttggatagcaattttattttgttgaagatcaactataaattactgcctcgttaaaaaccttgctaaagaaaacccagtgggaaaaaactttagctaagggaaaaagagtgcagcatggagttgactccccctcaagtagacatcgcttcagctgttacatcttttgaacatgtctcatgccaatgttatgaacgtgtgttctgaaaatagcagttggaagtgctttcgtgaaaagatcagcagagtttttgctagattgcacatatctcatttcaatctggttgtccttaatgagattttgagtgtatgagaagaatctaggtggtatgtgttttgttcggtcacttttgatatacccttctttcatctgtgctatgcaagctgcattatcttcatagatagttgttggacttttatcgcgttctagtccacaagaatcagtaatgagttgtgtcattgatctcaaccaaaaacattctcgagtagcttcatgtaatgcaatcacttcggcatgatttgacgatgtagcaacaagtgtttgtttttgagaacgccatgatattgcagtacctccatttaggaatacatatccagtttgagatttagctttatgtggatcagataaataacctgcatctgcataaccaaccaaatcttgttttgattcgttagaataaaataatcctaaatcagtagttcctcgaaggtatcgaaatatgtgtttgatcccattccagtgtcttttggtaggagcagagctgaaccttgccaacaaattaactgcaaaagaaatgtcaggtcttgtacaatttgtaagatacataagagctccaattgcactaagatatggtacttctggtccaagaatgtcttcttgatcttcacatggacgaaatggatcagcttcaacattgagtgatctaacaaccattggagtacttaatggttttgccttgtccatattgaaacgtttcaaaatcttttcagtatatgttgtttgatgtacaagtaaaccattaggcatatgctcaatttgtaaaccaaggcaatacttggtttttccgagatctttcatttcaaattctttctttagaagttgaatggcttcatggatctctttatttgtacctatgatgttaagatcatcaacataaacagctatgatcacatatccggatgttgttttcttaatgaaaacacaagggcaagtaagattatttgtataccctttgcttatcaagtaatcacttaatcggttataccacatacgtcccgattgttttaacccatataaagatctttgtaatttaatcgaatacatttctttgggttttgcatttgatgcttctggtaccttaaatccttcaggtatcttcatatatatatcactatcaagtgatccatatagataagcagtcacaacatccatgagatgcatttctaaatttttagaaactgccagactgattaagtacctaaaagtaattgcatccataacaggagaataagtttcttcataatcaattcccggtctttgagaaaaaccttgagctacaagtctagctttataccttgtaacttcatttttctcatttctttttcggacaaaaatccatctgtatcctacaggtttcacatctttaggagtgagaatgatggatccgaaaacttttcttttattgagtgattctaattcagctcgtattgcttctttccattgagcccaatcatgtctattttgacattcaaccatagatgttggttctggatcatcatcattattcatgatgtcatatacaacattaaatgaaaatttctcatcaagatttttcatttcatttcggttccataatatttttgaatatgcataattgattgcaatttctgtattgacatcatcaatctcctctgcagtaggagtactgatttgtggttctttttgaacactttcttttacttcattatcagctgattttctttttcgaggatttttatcctttgaaccgattggtcttccacgtttctgacgtggcaaagattcatgagtgacgttattgccagcttttggaatttcaattcgagctggagtatttactgctggtatatatgattttgtcaccgtttttgtatctgtaaatgcatcaggcaattgatttgcaagttcttgtatatgcattatcttttgaacttctgtctcgcattcttttgtgcgaggatcaagatactttaattgaggttcacaccatgaaacatcattttctttatttttcatttctccccctaatctagggaacaatgtttcattaaaatgacaatcagcaaaacgtgctgtaaaaacgtcacctgtcataggttcaatataccttaatattgaagatgtttcatatccaacatatattcccaacctcctttgaggacccatttttgtacgttgtggtgtcgcaattggaacatacactgcacaaccaaatgttctaagatgggaaatatttggctcttgaccaaaagcaagttgtaggggggaatatttatgacttgcacttggtctgatgcgaatcaatgcagcagcatgtaaaattgcatgaccccatatagatacagggagttttgttctcattatcaatggtctagcgattaactgtaaacgtttaatcaatgactcggctaaaccattttgtgtatgcacatgagcaacagaatgttcaacaacaattcctatagacatgcaatagtcattaaatgcttgagatgtaaattcaccagcattatcaagtctcacccttttaatggtgtaatcaggaaaatgagctctcaatttaataatttgggcaagaaattttgcaaatgccacattacggcttgataacagacaaacatgagaccatctgctagatgcgtctattagaaccatgaaatatctaaatggtccacatggtggatgaattggtccacatatatcaccttgaattctttcaagaaacattggtgattctttctcaaccttaagtggtgagggtctagttatcaattttccaagagagcaagatgtacatggaaccattgtatcatgatggatttttctatcctttaatggatgtccatgagtacattcaataatccttttcatcattgttgatcctggatggcctaatctgttatgccataaactgaatacaccaggatcaatatatttttcgttaactaccatatgtatttctggtacatttatatgtgtataatgtaatccagaactaagtcttggcagtttttcaaccacatgactcttgtcagtgatacttaaatatttctcattttctgttgtcactgactgataatcatacccgttaaggtatatgtcggagaaactcaataaatttctgcttgacttgggagaaaataaggcatcatttattaaaaattttgtaccatttggtagtatgaaatttgcctttcctatcccttttatcaagttagcaggtcctgatattgtatgtatagttccttccgttggttttagatcaataaaatatttctcggatttaagtatagtgtgtgtagttccactgtctgctatacagagatctccaccacttgattgatgttgtattccagcaaaattcatattgaacttcatatataagaaataaatagtgagtacattaatattacacaatattttaaacgcaaatagatagtactgaaacatttagcaaacataatgacaaagacagacgatattaaatcgtttatttttcaaaaaacacacaacttaaacattcaagaaatcttcatataaatcagatggtttctcagtgactgttggatcaatattatccacaaaatttacttccttttctttacctttcagcgaatcctgatacatcttaacaagatgtttagatgttcggcaagtattagcccagtggcccattctaccacatctgtagcaagattcttcagaatttttagaagaattttcttcaacatcttgtttaatgggcttgttttgtggttgatatttatattttcgtggattactatttctttgaccaccacggccacgaccacgaccacgtccacgcccattaccattaccataaggatggtttctaccatagttatggcttttggcatgatgatggtgatggttattataaccacgaccttgcccgcgtccttgtccctgtttataattatttgcagtatttgcttcagggattgcaagtgtaccagtaggacgggattgctgatttttcattaatagctcatcattttgctctgcaactaagagatatgaattaagttcaggatatgttttgaactttagcattctcaaatttctttacactgtgatgtttgcagcattcattgtggagaaagttttctccatcatgtctgcatcactaatttcatgtccacagaatttaagttgtgaacatgtattatacagagctgagctgtattcatttactttcttaaagtcttggaaccttaatgttctccattgttccattgcagctggaagtaaaatttctctttgattattgaatctgcttttgagaccttcccataaaacatggggatcttctacagtcacataattattttgtaagcattcatcaatatgttgatgaataaagcaacatgccgtagcttgttctttttcagaacaagtgttgttttcatttatggtttcaagaatgcccattgatttaagatgcatttttacttttataacccatggcatgtagttgtttccagttgattctaaaggagtaaatttaagcttttccagattcgacattttctattatcaaaaattaaaacaaacatcatgataaattagagtcaatttatattcataagtatataaacattaaacataaatttaatataacataaatgataagtaggtgacagtgtcgaccatgtgtaagcaatcataaataaatgttatataacaaaaatataaatattagtaaacataaatgaaaatttggcgacagtgtcgaccatatattttttcaggtggtataaccgacctatatcattctggtggtataaccgaccatatatcattttggtggtataaccgaccatatatcattttggtggtataaccgaccatatatcattttggtggcagagccaaccatatttagtattaagattatcgtgctgataacgtgttataattcagtaggcttataactacctttagtggtttgattcttgatgttataattcagtaggcttataactacctttagtggtttgattcttgatgttataattcagtaggcttataactacctttagtgatttgattcttgatttagaatactaataatgaagtgtaagaacaaagatgataatggagagaaagaaagaaacactttgtaagtgtgagaaatggtgcaagtttaatgcttgcattcatgagtatttatagcctaaaatctcaatataaaaatacatactttgtgtaccaaaattgactatatgtatacaccaaaattgactatccatatctatattattattattattattataacataaattaaattataatatactccgtataatctcatttattttattaaaattaatatttaaaactaaaataaagaaATAATCCTAGCTAGCTAGCTAGTGATATTACTGGGATTGTGTCATGAAAAAATAGACGTGATAATGTTCGATTGACTATACAAAAACAAATACTCCGTGTATAATACTGCTAAGTCCTAAGTAGCAGTAGGTATACTCAAATTTAAGTTTAAAAGACAATAAAAGGCTAGCTTtcgtattaaatataatatatgctCATAAGTCCATATATAATAACATAACATATAATGTATAAAATAACattaatatataattttaatttattttatacgtattatattattatattatacttagAACAAGGAAAAAGTGACTGAACTAGGTAACATTCATCGTAAAAAAGAGAtaatacttgcacaccacttttttAATCCATGTACACTTCATTACctattatacccttaattataACCTCCCATTGAATAAACCGTAATTAATTAAATACCAATCTCACATAAAACATACTCGTACAAACATTAGAACATACATACATATTTGATTGATTATTAA
The window above is part of the Rutidosis leptorrhynchoides isolate AG116_Rl617_1_P2 chromosome 1, CSIRO_AGI_Rlap_v1, whole genome shotgun sequence genome. Proteins encoded here:
- the LOC139849663 gene encoding expansin-B15-like, translated to MGSNLKSFLLILIFMSPPMIFAKLTSNVGGFSSALATWYGDPYGAGSGGACGWANDVQSPPFSAMIAAGNANLYLEGKGCGNCYQVFCTRQPYCSMNPITVTITDECPGACNNIPFAFDLSGIAFGAMSNPGQADNLRNLGRVDIQYRRVPCNYGSTSIAFKIDPMTNPYWFAMAVEFCAGDGSLSSVEVSANGSQQYRRMENIWGAVWAVHVDPSFHGPYTIRLISRNNEPVVAFNAVPYGFSPGQTYYSHVNFRI